From the genome of Apostichopus japonicus isolate 1M-3 chromosome 17, ASM3797524v1, whole genome shotgun sequence:
aaatatattgaagtaACGTCATGTTTTGACAAAAGCATTCAATGTACAATAACTCTTtaccttttgaaacaaaaattcaagcagAAGGAGTGGGGAGCAGTAACATGAAATAAGAGAAATATCgacatattgatgataatggCCATCGGTATATCTTATCCTGGTTCTAAGTGGCTTCCGTTCAACAAAAATATCGTTTTACCTAGGCTCAAAACGTcgcacaaaatattttcaaaacaacggCACACATGAAGTAATCCAATAAATCCCAGACTGAATAACGAATATAAATACACTACAGCATCGTTACTTTAAATTTTACCTCCTGCCGACACAAccgaaaatgtttaatgtttaatatgtagCACGGAGATACGAAttgaacttttaaaaaaaaaataatttcaacgTTTTAACATGTCACTCCCGTAGCTCCTTAAAAGTTGCTAAGCTTTTTATTGATAACGCCGAACGTACCGCCATTACCAGACACACAAGGCGCCACgaaatgtaacactgtttaAAAAGTCGGAAACATCTGAAAGTACTAGTAATATGCAAATGTTACGAACGTTTTACCCCTACGTTAAGTGTATTTTTTCTCACCGTTCAATCGTccggttattttccttttttttatcttcaatggTTATCGAAGTTTGTTTTTGACAATGAGGAAATGTTAttcgcaaaatttgaacacattgAGAAACAAATCCCAGTGCGTAAAATCTCACGAACATAATTGTACTTCCAGGAATCCAGGGTAAAGCTCGTTGCTGCAAAGGTTGAGCTCACATGCGCtaagcaaggtacctgggagactgcttgggccacccctcctctcttacGAGACGGGTTAATATAGTGTCGCACGTTTTTGGCAGTTTGCCAGGGTTGTAACAACTCCTTGTTAGGTCAGAATGGAATGCAAATTAACAGGTGTCAGGCTTGtgagcagaaaccaggacatgacctAGATTTCCAGGGTAGTCAATATTCCGCGCGCGCACCTGCAGTTGGGATATTTGGTGATCACGTTTTAGTACGCATGACATGGGAAAACAAAAACCTCAAATGAAACTTACTGTTGGAATACGTGGATTTTACTCTTCTGATGTTCGGTTACAACTGGTTCTTATAATGTCAAGTTGAATGGAGCTGGTAAGCATCTTAGCGCCATTGTAAATTGTGCTCGAACACTTTTGTCATGGCCAATCAGTCTGTGGAtcctaaatgttttttatttggcaaACGGACATTCAAGGGAAAAAGTCATGCAATTGGAAACTGTTTTCCTACATTCTAAGAAGTATAAGTTTTTTTACGTAACAcctctttttttgttcaaagttttgttttagcataggcctaggcctactcaaATCAACTGAGGGAGAACAGGATGTTCAATGAAggtttacatattttcatatgaaaggtCCGCCGTTTTGCGGCAAATTCTCTGCCTCTTTCAATACATATTTTCCAATAACACACTTCTTGCGACAAAAATTACCATACGTTTgagttgttctttttttttcaaataaaataatgtttctcgtacgaaatctgaaaaaaacgggcggccattattttttcttttcattgcttTAATACTAGTTCGGAATACGTTGCttcctttacaaaatattatttaatgatagttTAGATTGCTTGTAATCCGAATAGACACCCGGGGATTCAGGAAAAAGGAGGCCCCTTGTGCGGgcgaaaaacatgttttgtttttaaccggccctgcttcaaagttgttcggtggaattttttcttttcattccaaCGAACCAAcggtaaattaaataaaaattgacaaagaaacgcttagtaatactttattatttcttccaaatgttgacaactattcaaagtaaactaATCCTCCGTGGAACAGAACCTCcacaactgaaaaataaagtcggggaaagaaacactgaatagaaacccaattaacaaaaaaaattctatgCCATCAAACACTTTACCTTCGTCCCCTTCGCTGCAAAGTGAATATCACCTCTTAAACTACGAtgtaagaaacggctgttttaaacatctcactaactctttcggcgactttaatccctattcattgagcacaatagcatttcctgcgtataaactcgtagaGGGATTATACGCGGTGTCTACGCGGCCTCTACGCGGCAATTTCtttgtcaacgagtttatacgcgAGTGTACGTGTTTATACGTGTTTATACGAttctgtgcgcgtacacatgtccagttatacgtgagcggtactgtacctacaaatacaaataaaacctTCTTTTAATGTACGCATCATCTCGTCGATTGTTAAGTACAGAAGTCTGAATGGAAACATAATGCTATCAGAACCTACTATGTCACCCCCCCCACTCTTCACCTCCCAAAACAGTTGCAATTGAACCCTCAGACTCCTTATGTTGTAACACCTGGCATTCTTACACACAACCAATAGTGACGCAGTGTATAGTTTCTATGGTTTACTGTGACTGTTTTTCCTTTTATATGTTCAAAATATGATGCAGTGCACTTAAttgtatagctatatatatatattccacgagtaagtaaaaaataacaaatgggAAGAGACCGCACTCTAGACCACGCAGTCTGAACACGCTCCCTACTAAGAAAATAGTGGGTCATTCGTCTTTGGAAATTATTCAGATTGAGAAGTCAATCCATTAAAATTgtgcaaattttatttttaaggtTCTCAAGCCTTCTACTACTAGATATCATCCAACCCCCTACCCAAActccccttcccatccccctcctcctccaccccatTGTTTTCCATTGCAAGCAAGAAAAGGTGTTTGTGCAAAGCTGGACAATTTTACTACATTTACAGCAAGTTCACCAAATAAATTACTACTTTGTTCACTGGGTTACTCTTTCttaaattatttgaattttGTATGGAAGTGATTGGAATTACTATCACACGAATATACCCTGAGgggttttaattctttttatttataaatcgCAGAATCTCGTCCACCAGCTCAATGGCTTCGTCAACTCTCCTTACGGATCTGGCAGAGAACTTCTTCCTTTGTTCTGTTTGCTTGGATCAATTTAAAGAGCCGAAACAGTTACCGTGTCTTCATCGATATTGTAGAAATTGCTTGAAGACAGTCATTCAAGCAAGCTATGATGGAAAGCTTAAGTGTCCATTGTGTAAACAGGAACACGTCATACCAGAAAAGGGAGTTGACGATTTCAAGACTGACTTCCATATGAAGAGTATGCTTGAGTTTATACAACTGCAAAAGTCTTTTGGAAATAAAGATTTAAAGAAATGTGTAAGCTGTTTGAAGAATACAGAAGTTTCAGCTTTTTGTTTTAAGTGCAGAGATTACTTGTGTGAGCAATGTTACAAAGTTCACGTCACCAGTAAAATGTTTATAGATCACAAAACCCACATTCTGAGATTGGATAATATAGAAGCAAAGAATATGACACTggataaattaacatcactaacGGAAGATCCCAGGTGCAATATCCATGGAAAAAAAGAAGCACAATTATGCTGCAGTTCTTGCGGAAATTTACCAGTTTGCATAGCTTGTACATATAATAAGcacaaaggtcatgacctgCATGACGTCACTGAAATAGCAGAACGTGAAAGAAAACTACTCAGACAAGAACTTGCTGATTTAACTAAATACAAAGGTAAACTATATGGCCTACCAACGAAAATACAAACTACTACACAGAATCTGAATGAAAATGCCGTGCAAAAAACAGAAAGATTGATATATCAGCACAAGCAACAGGCACACAAGATTAAAGATAAACTTTCGGAATGTACTAGGGAACGAAAAAGAGGTTTAGAGGATATCAGATGCAGAATAAGAGATAACGACCGTCGGATAACTCTTAATTTGGAAAAGGAATTGGGACAAGTGAGagagaaatatgataaaatcaGGAAAACAGCAAATCAAGAATATGACAACGAATCTGAAGAGTTTATAAACAAATGTGATAAAACTGAGGGCGAGCTTTTTAGAAAACTTGGAAGCCTAGATGCTAACTTAAAGAATTTGACAACAGCAAAAGACCTGCTTGTAAATCAAAATGAAGGTGAACTAAAACAAATAAGAGAATATTGCGAACAGATTATTAAACGATACGAGAACCTCACAACAACGACCTCATCTATTCTTGCTTCTAAAGACGATTGGACAGACGCTCAGTGTATTCCTGATATTAGAGCAGCCTGTGATCCTCTGATGGTAGAAATGGAAAAAGGATTTCCAGAGTTGGACTTTTTATCTGATTTCGTTATCAGTGATATAACGAAGGTTATTAGAGACGTCACGCTTGCTCAGCATGACGAGTCAGTGGTTGATGTGGCAGGAATCAAAGTTAATGTTGGATATTTCACTGATATTTTAAGCAGAGGCGATGTCAAGATTTTCATAATTCATAAGGCATATGACGGGTATTTACACATCACTGTGTTCAACAGTAAAGGTAAAATACAACGACAGGATCAGATCAAGAGTGAAACTGGCAGACTCA
Proteins encoded in this window:
- the LOC139984863 gene encoding uncharacterized protein isoform X2, with protein sequence MASSTLLTDLAENFFLCSVCLDQFKEPKQLPCLHRYCRNCLKTVIQASYDGKLKCPLCKQEHVIPEKGVDDFKTDFHMKSMLEFIQLQKSFGNKDLKKCVSCLKNTEVSAFCFKCRDYLCEQCYKVHVTSKMFIDHKTHILRLDNIEAKNMTLDKLTSLTEDPRCNIHGKKEAQLCCSSCGNLPVCIACTYNKHKGHDLHDVTEIAERERKLLRQELADLTKYKGKLYGLPTKIQTTTQNLNENAVQKTERLIYQHKQQAHKIKDKLSECTRERKRGLEDIRCRIRDNDRRITLNLEKELGQVREKYDKIRKTANQEYDNESEEFINKCDKTEGELFRKLGSLDANLKNLTTAKDLLVNQNEGELKQIREYCEQIIKRYENLTTTTSSILASKDDWTDAQCIPDIRAACDPLMVEMEKGFPELDFLSDFVISDITKVIRDVTLAQHDESVVDVAGIKVNVGYFTDILSRGDVKIFIIHKAYDGYLHITVFNSKGKIQRQDQIKSETGRLTCGLLSELKAVTWNYWYDIGIYDVRDGAFSRKNIRDVITSWPSDQCTNNLQKQHQYEFYFVTIFQQLVGCSDIQVSSFW
- the LOC139984863 gene encoding uncharacterized protein isoform X1; translated protein: MASSTLLTDLAENFFLCSVCLDQFKEPKQLPCLHRYCRNCLKTVIQASYDGKLKCPLCKQEHVIPEKGVDDFKTDFHMKSMLEFIQLQKSFGNKDLKKCVSCLKNTEVSAFCFKCRDYLCEQCYKVHVTSKMFIDHKTHILRLDNIEAKNMTLDKLTSLTEDPRCNIHGKKEAQLCCSSCGNLPVCIACTYNKHKGHDLHDVTEIAERERKLLRQELADLTKYKGKLYGLPTKIQTTTQNLNENAVQKTERLIYQHKQQAHKIKDKLSECTRERKRGLEDIRCRIRDNDRRITLNLEKELGQVREKYDKIRKTANQEYDNESEEFINKCDKTEGELFRKLGSLDANLKNLTTAKDLLVNQNEGELKQIREYCEQIIKRYENLTTTTSSILASKDDWTDAQCIPDIRAACDPLMVEMEKGFPELDFLSDFVISDITKVIRDVTLAQHDESVVDVAGIKVNVGYFTDILSRGDVKIFIIHKAYDGYLHITVFNSKGKIQRQDQIKSETGRLTCGLLSELKAVTWNYWYDIGIYDVRDGAFSRKNIRDVITSWPSDQCVSCVTTDPVKNHIIVGTNRRNVYVFTDQMNYSHMITLPAVIDASDDITVHRGSLLVCDNSRGRSYAVTMEESQSKLMYEFTKPDLDGLDWRPTSVCTDNTGFIYMLWNAAISYQRRCILVQYSQNGRQLLTTRKVAGNAYRVSTLEENGPEKLLITTKRWGELYTYDLVVT